Proteins encoded together in one Oncorhynchus mykiss isolate Arlee chromosome 7, USDA_OmykA_1.1, whole genome shotgun sequence window:
- the LOC110497014 gene encoding coagulation factor VII-like, which yields MLLKKNCALWAISNVISAAVFLSKDDAHLVLDRARRANSGYLEELFQGNIERECVEQICNYEEAREVFEDDAQTKRFWLKYTGQDPCLVNPCKNNGTCVYMDDSYTCQCLGGYVGKYCQTVFEDTLKCLSLNGECEHFCNSSGSRRKCSCAPGYALGEDGRECVAQVQYPCGKIPGLEAPMSQARVKLVGGNHCPKGACPWQILLEHKGTSLCGGVIVHPDWVITAAHCVVDRDTKDLMVVAGEHNIDVEEGSEQRIPVARAIPYNLYDPATGDSDIALLRLRGRVTLGPDAVPICLPQQHFAKSELAAVRFHTLSGWGKRTNGGNDPKPGTPPAPSSRFLRRLAVPILPNSECTLKSGFNFTQNMLCAGYMKGNQEACRGYDGSPLVTYYGTTHFLMGVVGWGKGCPKQGFYGVYTTVANYLDWAEEVMNTPSVVAPVPSVSAPAMPFLLEMALDEVQIQQATEKLLPPPPNVQSIG from the exons ATGCTGCTGAAAAAAAATTGTGCACTTTGggccatttcaaatgtcatttctGCCGCTG TCTTCTTGTCGAAGGATGATGCTCACCTGGTGCTTGACAGAGCAAGGCGCGCCAACAGCGGCTACTTGGAGGAGTTGTTTCAGGGCAACATCGAGCGCGAGTGTGTCGAGCAAATTTGTAACTATGAAGAGGCTCGGGAAGTTTTCGAGGACGACGCCCAAACG AAAAGGTTTTGGTTGAAATACACGG GTCAGGATCCCTGCCTGGTCAACCCATGCAAAAACAATGGAACTTGTGTTTACATGGATGACTCTTACACATGTCAGTGTCTGGGAGGCTATGTAGGAAAATACTGTCAGACAG TGTTTGAGGACACCCTGAAATGCCTCTCCCTTAACGGGGAGTGCGAGCACTTCTGTAACAGTTCTGGGTCAAGACGCAAGTGTTCCTGCGCTCCTGGTTATGCCCTGGGAGAGGACGGAAGAGAGTGTGTTGCCCAAG TTCAGTATCCGTGTGGTAAAATCCCAGGCTTGGAAGCTCCGATGAGCCAGGCACGAGTCAAACTAGTCGGTGGGAACCACTGTCCCAAAGGAGCCTGTCCATGGCAG ATCCTATTGGAGCATAAAGGCACTAGTCTGTGTGGTGGGGTCATAGTTCATCCTGACTGGGTCATCACTGCTGCCCACTGTGTCGTGGATAGAGACACCAAGGACCTGATGGTGGTCGCAG GGGAACACAACATTGACGTAGAAGAGGGCAGCGAGCAGAGGATCCCCGTGGCCAGAGCCATACCCTACAACCTGTACGACCCAGCAACAGGTGACAGTGACATCGCTCTGCTGCGTCTGAGAGGGCGTGTAACTCTGGGCCCTGACGCTGTACCCATCTGCCTGCCTCAGCAACACTTCGCCAAGAGCGAGCTGGCGGCCGTCCGCTTTCACACCCTTAGCGGCTGGGGGAAGCGCACCAACGGGGGCAACGATCCCAAACCTGGCACCCCGCCAGCCCCCTCCTCACGCTTCCTCCGCAGGCTAGCCGTGCCCATCCTGCCCAACTCTGAGTGCACCCTCAAGAGCGGCTTCAACTTCACCCAGAACATGCTGTGTGCCGGCTACATGAAGGGGAACCAGGAGGCCTGTAGGGGGTACGACGGGAGCCCCCTGGTCACTTACTACGGGACCACCCACTTCCTGATGGGCGTGGTGGGCTGGGGGAAGGGCTGCCCCAAACAGGGTTTCTATGGCGTCTACACTACCGTAGCCAACTACCTGGACTGGGCTGAGGAGGTGATGAATACTCCTTCAGTCGTTGCCCCGGTGCCTTCAGTCAGTGCCCCGGCGATGCCATTCCTGCTAGAGATGGCATTAGATGAGGTTCAGATTCAGCAGGCTACGGAGAAGTTATTGCCACCACCTCCCAATGTGCAGAGCATTGGCTAA